A portion of the Candidatus Fermentibacter sp. genome contains these proteins:
- a CDS encoding C25 family cysteine peptidase, with protein MRFPALAALAVLLFSAGAGGAGDLTLTWTMPLDDLSIQDGAFGERVTLPGASPSGHPGEPALPAVPLLVALAPWTGVDSVSIVSVERTALPGRHDIRPMQHAVPISRPWDFSPVARDAEAYSRETGAPVLSLSGGGSLFGYPVAGLVVKPLSWNPSTGRLSAVTSLTFTLHCSADPDGCAPAARSAASERTARELVAASVLNPGDVGPSGAVILDSRDLPYGDYLIITSEALSGAFEPLAAFKTEMGIPASIVTMEYIQANYSGVDGPQRMRHFLRTVWDQGAPMYVLLGGDVDQVPARNCWATAEGYVDYPAADIYFSDMNDTAPGADAWNFDNDGIWGEIGQDVMDYHPDYLVGRAACSTTAEVGIFTGKVTAYQIPSVDSNDTDPWYTSMGFTTAILWTDPAFCPGSAGKEKVDTLYTPPAWQPVVKHYEENGTQSHELSMEMLNRGMQLVNHAGHGSETLVSIGDAYGYLTTSDFQGLTNISAHGRVSIWNSLACLAGSFDTCDCLAESWLNAPNGGGFCMMNTRYGWGEPTDPGNQWSDLVDQQFFAEFFVNGVYHLGAAHALAWDEFIPLIPTDTHYDWIAKSITLFGDPELPMWSEVPQGALSMDCPAHLDVGAQTVTVTLSDAFGPVEGGRVCILAGEWDDPAGYAVGFTNAAGQAVIDVTIDGAPGTATVTGWARNHAPVSEDLLVYGVGIGGGPSPFSTFLGAPSQNPALGSVSFRWGIAQGGGTVEVLDLAGRVVDVILVSTSSGSGEAVWNLECGDGSEAPSGVYVVRLSTGTGEAATRRIVVMR; from the coding sequence ATGAGGTTCCCAGCCCTGGCCGCACTCGCCGTCCTCCTCTTCTCCGCCGGTGCCGGCGGAGCCGGAGACCTGACGCTGACCTGGACCATGCCCCTGGACGACCTCTCGATCCAGGACGGCGCCTTCGGCGAGAGGGTGACCCTCCCCGGCGCCTCCCCCTCGGGGCATCCCGGAGAACCGGCCCTGCCGGCCGTGCCTCTCCTGGTCGCGCTGGCTCCCTGGACCGGGGTGGATTCGGTGTCGATCGTCTCCGTCGAGCGCACGGCGCTCCCGGGGCGCCATGACATCAGGCCCATGCAGCACGCAGTACCCATCTCCCGGCCCTGGGACTTCTCGCCGGTCGCCCGTGACGCCGAAGCATATTCAAGGGAGACCGGCGCCCCCGTGCTGTCACTCTCGGGCGGCGGCTCCCTGTTCGGCTATCCGGTTGCAGGCCTCGTGGTGAAGCCCCTTTCCTGGAATCCCTCCACCGGCAGGCTTTCGGCCGTCACCTCGCTGACGTTCACGCTCCACTGCTCGGCCGATCCCGACGGCTGCGCCCCCGCCGCGAGGAGTGCGGCCTCCGAGCGCACCGCAAGGGAGCTGGTGGCGGCATCCGTCCTCAACCCCGGCGACGTCGGTCCTTCGGGCGCGGTGATCCTCGATTCGCGCGACCTGCCCTACGGCGACTACCTCATCATCACGTCCGAGGCCCTGTCGGGCGCCTTCGAACCTCTCGCGGCCTTCAAGACCGAGATGGGGATACCGGCCTCGATCGTCACCATGGAGTACATCCAGGCCAACTACAGCGGTGTCGACGGACCCCAGAGGATGAGGCACTTCCTGCGGACCGTGTGGGACCAGGGAGCGCCCATGTACGTCCTCCTGGGAGGCGACGTCGACCAGGTCCCCGCGCGCAACTGCTGGGCCACCGCAGAGGGATACGTCGACTATCCCGCGGCCGACATCTACTTCAGCGACATGAACGACACGGCGCCCGGAGCCGACGCCTGGAACTTCGACAACGACGGGATCTGGGGCGAGATAGGCCAGGACGTGATGGACTATCATCCCGACTACCTCGTGGGCCGGGCCGCCTGCTCCACCACGGCCGAGGTGGGGATCTTCACCGGCAAGGTGACGGCCTACCAGATCCCCTCGGTCGACTCGAACGACACAGATCCCTGGTACACGTCGATGGGGTTCACCACCGCGATCCTGTGGACCGACCCCGCCTTCTGCCCGGGCTCGGCCGGCAAGGAGAAGGTCGACACCCTCTACACCCCGCCGGCCTGGCAGCCCGTGGTGAAGCATTATGAGGAGAACGGCACGCAGAGCCACGAACTGTCGATGGAGATGCTCAACCGCGGCATGCAGCTCGTGAACCACGCCGGACACGGCAGCGAGACGCTCGTATCGATCGGCGACGCCTACGGCTATCTCACCACGAGCGACTTCCAGGGCCTCACGAACATCTCGGCCCACGGCCGCGTGAGCATCTGGAACTCCCTCGCCTGCCTGGCCGGCTCGTTCGACACGTGCGACTGCCTGGCCGAGTCCTGGCTCAACGCCCCGAACGGCGGCGGGTTCTGCATGATGAACACCCGGTACGGATGGGGCGAGCCCACCGACCCGGGCAACCAGTGGTCCGACCTCGTCGACCAGCAGTTCTTCGCCGAGTTCTTCGTGAACGGCGTCTATCACCTGGGTGCGGCGCACGCGCTGGCCTGGGACGAGTTCATCCCCCTGATCCCCACCGACACCCACTATGACTGGATCGCCAAGTCGATCACCCTGTTCGGCGACCCCGAACTGCCAATGTGGAGCGAGGTGCCGCAGGGGGCTCTCTCCATGGACTGCCCCGCACACCTGGACGTGGGGGCGCAGACTGTCACGGTGACGCTCTCCGACGCCTTCGGGCCGGTGGAGGGGGGCAGGGTATGCATCCTGGCCGGGGAGTGGGACGATCCCGCCGGTTATGCCGTGGGCTTCACCAACGCAGCCGGACAGGCCGTGATCGACGTGACGATCGATGGCGCCCCGGGTACCGCCACCGTCACGGGATGGGCCAGGAACCATGCACCCGTATCCGAGGACCTGCTCGTCTACGGCGTGGGGATAGGCGGCGGGCCGTCGCCCTTCTCGACGTTCCTGGGTGCGCCGTCGCAGAATCCCGCCCTCGGGTCCGTGTCCTTCCGCTGGGGGATAGCCCAGGGTGGCGGCACGGTGGAGGTCCTCGACCTGGCGGGCCGGGTCGTCGACGTGATCCTGGTGAGCACTTCCAGCGGCTCCGGCGAGGCGGTATGGAACCTGGAGTGCGGAGACGGTTCCGAGGCCCCGTCGGGAGTGTATGTCGTCAGACTCTCGACCGGCACGGGCGAAGCGGCCACCAGGCGCATCGTCGTGATGAGGTAG
- a CDS encoding DNA-binding protein yields MRVLNGGSYPLLRFDRGERFPEALAAWCAETGVGGAVLLCGVGMMADVELGVYDGSAYRRRVFPGPDEVLSLSGNVSMLDGKPFVHVHAVLGSHEFEARGGHLFGGTVAVTLEVALRITDTPMERGEAQGAFRPLQAPKGDIADT; encoded by the coding sequence TTGAGGGTCCTGAACGGCGGGAGTTACCCGCTCCTGAGATTCGACAGGGGTGAGCGCTTCCCGGAGGCCCTGGCCGCGTGGTGTGCGGAGACGGGCGTCGGTGGAGCCGTGCTGCTATGCGGGGTCGGCATGATGGCCGACGTCGAGCTGGGAGTGTACGACGGCTCGGCCTACCGCAGGCGGGTCTTCCCCGGGCCCGACGAGGTTCTCTCGCTCTCCGGAAACGTCTCGATGCTCGACGGGAAGCCGTTCGTCCATGTCCACGCGGTCCTCGGCAGCCACGAATTCGAGGCCAGGGGAGGGCACCTCTTCGGGGGCACCGTGGCGGTGACCCTGGAAGTGGCTCTCCGCATTACGGATACGCCTATGGAGAGAGGCGAGGCCCAGGGAGCCTTCCGGCCCCTCCAGGCTCCAAAAGGTGACATTGCAGATACTTGA
- a CDS encoding ferredoxin-thioredoxin reductase catalytic domain-containing protein, producing the protein MEPEALLSKLTNEAEASGYSINPDRAFALELAQGLALNTARYGYPACPCRLASGDAKADRDIVCPCDYRDADLDEFGSCYCALYVSSEIARGEGNAAPVPERRPTGGPSVERDTIPSSGLPYPVWRCRVCGYLCARDNPPGVCPVCKAGRDRFEIFIGRSSG; encoded by the coding sequence ATGGAGCCGGAGGCTCTTCTCTCGAAGCTGACGAACGAGGCGGAGGCTTCCGGGTACTCCATCAACCCCGACCGTGCCTTCGCCCTCGAACTCGCACAGGGGCTCGCGCTCAACACCGCAAGGTACGGCTACCCGGCCTGCCCGTGCAGGCTGGCATCCGGTGATGCGAAGGCCGACCGGGATATCGTCTGCCCCTGCGACTACAGGGATGCCGATCTGGACGAGTTCGGAAGCTGCTACTGCGCCCTGTACGTCAGTTCGGAGATCGCCCGGGGCGAAGGGAACGCCGCCCCGGTGCCGGAGAGGAGACCCACGGGAGGTCCGTCCGTCGAGAGGGACACTATTCCTAGCTCAGGTCTTCCATATCCGGTATGGCGGTGTCGTGTATGCGGCTATCTATGTGCAAGGGATAATCCTCCCGGCGTATGCCCGGTGTGCAAGGCAGGCAGGGACAGGTTCGAGATATTCATCGGGCGTTCTAGTGGGTGA
- a CDS encoding nitrilase-related carbon-nitrogen hydrolase, producing MILRLLEQDIAGTPPEAEEQAVEAASIRPLPDAFMLPELFTTGYVLDRLPGLALDGDVDPLPLVRAFCAREGVWAVAGTLPVSTPRGIVNRLHVISGEGAVVHCTEKAHLFRLMGEDSVFTPGSPSGTFVTPWMEAGAVVCYDLRFPELSRRLALAGVRMIFVPAEWPEPRMELFRCLLRARSAEAQIFTAGCNPGGEHLGVRFGGGGAVSSPSGALLQWRDVAPGVRDFDIDPEEVPRVRQKIDCLSDRRPEVY from the coding sequence ATGATACTCCGTCTCCTGGAGCAGGACATCGCCGGCACGCCCCCGGAGGCCGAGGAGCAGGCCGTCGAGGCCGCCTCGATCAGGCCCCTGCCCGACGCATTCATGCTCCCCGAGCTCTTCACCACGGGCTACGTCCTCGACAGGCTGCCCGGGCTGGCGCTGGACGGAGATGTCGATCCCCTGCCGCTTGTAAGGGCATTCTGCGCGCGCGAGGGAGTCTGGGCCGTGGCGGGGACCCTTCCCGTCTCCACTCCCCGCGGCATCGTGAACCGGCTCCATGTCATCTCCGGTGAAGGCGCCGTCGTGCACTGCACGGAGAAGGCCCATCTCTTCAGGCTCATGGGCGAGGACTCCGTCTTCACGCCGGGCTCGCCGTCCGGCACGTTCGTGACTCCCTGGATGGAGGCGGGCGCGGTGGTCTGCTACGATCTGCGGTTTCCCGAGCTCTCCCGCCGCCTCGCCCTGGCGGGGGTGCGCATGATCTTCGTCCCCGCCGAGTGGCCCGAGCCCCGGATGGAGCTCTTCAGGTGCCTCCTGCGGGCCAGGTCGGCCGAAGCCCAGATCTTCACGGCAGGATGCAATCCCGGAGGGGAGCATCTCGGCGTGAGGTTCGGCGGCGGCGGGGCCGTCTCCTCTCCTTCGGGGGCGCTGCTGCAGTGGAGGGATGTCGCGCCGGGCGTGCGCGACTTCGATATCGATCCGGAAGAAGTGCCGCGGGTGCGGCAGAAGATCGACTGCCTGTCGGACAGGCGTCCGGAGGTCTACTGA
- a CDS encoding pyridoxal phosphate-dependent aminotransferase, giving the protein MSSRARLIQASPIRKLTPLADAAKKRGIEVFHLNIGQPDIPTPSDYWDAMSRRTPQVLAYGPSVGIPELRQGICSYYRRAGIDVQPAHVMVTSGGSEAVIFAMMAVCDDGGEVVCFEPFYTNYNGFATMAGVKLVPVSSRVEDGFHLPPDEAIEKVINDRTRAILICNPNNPTGTVLTAGELDRLAGICTRRNLFLLADEVYRDFTFDGRVHKSTLELAGMEDRVIVMDSISKRFSSCGARLGNIVCRNAEAMDGMGRFGQARLCPPTLAQYGAAYMYENLHEEYFADVARTYQNRRDVLVSELEGVEGVFFLKPEGAFYATIRIPVDDSDRFAAWMLDEFSFDRMTTMVAPAAGFYATPGLGTDEIRIAYVLKEDNMRTALAVLREGLKAYPGRKVR; this is encoded by the coding sequence GTGAGCAGCCGCGCAAGGCTCATACAGGCATCGCCCATCCGCAAGCTCACCCCCCTGGCCGATGCCGCGAAGAAGCGCGGAATCGAGGTTTTCCACCTCAATATCGGCCAGCCCGACATACCCACGCCCTCCGACTACTGGGATGCGATGAGCAGGAGAACCCCCCAGGTGCTGGCCTACGGCCCCAGCGTGGGCATACCCGAGCTCAGGCAGGGCATCTGCTCCTACTACAGGCGCGCCGGCATCGACGTGCAGCCCGCGCACGTCATGGTGACCTCCGGCGGCTCGGAGGCAGTGATCTTCGCCATGATGGCGGTGTGCGACGACGGCGGCGAAGTGGTGTGCTTCGAGCCGTTCTACACGAACTACAACGGTTTCGCCACGATGGCCGGGGTGAAGCTCGTACCCGTGAGCTCGAGGGTCGAGGACGGCTTCCACCTCCCTCCCGACGAGGCGATCGAGAAGGTCATCAACGACAGGACCCGCGCGATCCTGATCTGCAATCCCAACAACCCGACCGGGACGGTGCTGACCGCCGGGGAGCTCGACCGCCTGGCCGGGATCTGCACCAGGCGCAACCTGTTCCTCCTCGCGGACGAGGTCTACCGCGACTTCACCTTCGATGGCCGCGTCCACAAGTCCACGCTCGAGCTCGCGGGCATGGAGGACAGGGTCATCGTGATGGACTCCATCTCGAAGCGCTTCAGCTCGTGCGGCGCGAGGCTGGGTAACATCGTGTGCAGGAACGCAGAGGCCATGGACGGGATGGGCAGGTTCGGGCAGGCCAGGCTCTGCCCCCCGACGCTGGCGCAGTACGGCGCGGCCTACATGTACGAGAACCTGCACGAGGAATACTTCGCCGACGTCGCGAGAACCTATCAGAACAGGCGCGACGTGCTGGTCTCGGAGCTCGAGGGGGTCGAGGGAGTGTTCTTCCTCAAGCCCGAGGGCGCCTTCTACGCCACCATAAGGATCCCTGTCGACGATTCCGACAGGTTCGCGGCCTGGATGCTCGACGAGTTCAGCTTCGACAGGATGACCACGATGGTCGCCCCCGCCGCGGGCTTCTACGCCACCCCCGGGCTCGGCACCGACGAGATCCGCATCGCCTACGTCCTCAAGGAGGACAACATGAGGACTGCGCTGGCCGTGCTCCGCGAGGGCCTGAAGGCATACCCCGGCAGAAAGGTGCGATGA
- a CDS encoding FAD:protein FMN transferase, which produces MAEGCASRIRPGRLLPAVLVLSLVLAAGYRILSGRGSEVEVRRSFPAMGTIAGLIVVADEASADSIADCMAALVTALDRDLDPEGTGSLGRLDATGSCIPSPDLARLTALSRELTASTGGRFDPTIRPLVELWGFEGTPAVPESSSVDSALALCGWSRFSEDGRRLVAEPGSGLDMGAIAAGYAADRAYDLAVGMGARAVLVDMGGEIRCGGRIWRIAVRHPRGDGFYTVIETDGGAVSTSGDYESFFIEDGRRWSHILDPATGWPAAVPASVTVMHDRADMADALSTALAVAGSSMRPCETGASGVLVLTELPGGGLGETRYGTLD; this is translated from the coding sequence ATGGCGGAGGGATGCGCTAGCAGAATCCGTCCGGGCCGCCTGCTCCCCGCGGTCCTCGTCCTGTCGCTCGTCCTGGCGGCCGGGTACAGGATACTCTCCGGGAGAGGATCGGAAGTCGAGGTCAGGCGGTCCTTCCCTGCCATGGGCACCATCGCCGGCCTCATCGTGGTGGCCGACGAAGCCTCGGCCGACTCCATAGCCGACTGCATGGCCGCTCTCGTCACGGCGCTCGACCGCGATCTCGATCCTGAAGGCACGGGCTCCCTCGGGCGACTCGACGCCACGGGATCGTGCATCCCGTCGCCCGACCTCGCCAGGCTTACAGCGCTTTCCCGGGAGCTGACGGCATCCACCGGCGGAAGGTTCGATCCCACGATACGGCCGCTGGTCGAACTCTGGGGGTTCGAAGGCACGCCCGCGGTTCCGGAGTCGTCGTCGGTCGACTCCGCGCTGGCCCTGTGCGGATGGAGCCGCTTCTCCGAAGACGGGCGCAGGCTGGTGGCGGAGCCCGGCTCCGGGCTGGACATGGGTGCGATAGCCGCCGGATACGCGGCGGACAGGGCCTACGATCTCGCAGTCGGCATGGGTGCGCGGGCCGTGCTCGTGGATATGGGCGGAGAGATACGCTGCGGCGGCAGGATATGGCGCATCGCCGTCCGGCATCCCCGTGGCGACGGTTTCTACACCGTGATCGAGACGGACGGGGGAGCCGTCTCCACCTCCGGCGACTACGAGAGCTTCTTCATCGAGGACGGCAGGCGCTGGTCGCACATCCTCGACCCGGCGACGGGCTGGCCGGCGGCCGTTCCGGCGTCGGTCACGGTGATGCACGACAGGGCCGACATGGCCGATGCCCTCTCGACAGCGCTGGCGGTGGCCGGATCCTCGATGAGACCCTGTGAGACAGGGGCTTCCGGGGTGCTCGTGCTCACAGAGCTGCCCGGCGGAGGCCTCGGGGAGACCCGGTACGGCACCCTCGACTGA
- a CDS encoding HU family DNA-binding protein codes for MCHENAVTPGRQGFNCRGGVAAVRRIEMTKADIVSSIAETTGLTKKEVATVVNQFFAEVKKALASNEHIEVRGFGTFKVVSRNQRKARNPHTGEAVVVPKRLVPVFKPSRAVKEEVAK; via the coding sequence GTGTGTCATGAAAACGCCGTCACGCCAGGGCGGCAGGGGTTCAATTGCCGCGGGGGCGTCGCGGCGGTCAGGAGGATCGAGATGACGAAGGCCGACATCGTTTCGAGCATCGCGGAAACCACCGGCCTTACGAAGAAGGAAGTTGCCACCGTGGTCAACCAGTTCTTCGCCGAGGTTAAGAAGGCCCTTGCTTCCAACGAGCACATCGAGGTCAGGGGCTTCGGTACATTCAAGGTAGTGAGCAGGAACCAGCGCAAGGCGCGCAACCCGCACACCGGCGAGGCCGTGGTCGTTCCCAAGCGGCTCGTCCCCGTCTTCAAGCCCTCGCGGGCCGTCAAGGAAGAGGTGGCCAAGTAA
- a CDS encoding YfcE family phosphodiesterase — protein MRIVVLSDTHVPTRASGIPGRVYEECANCDLVIHAGDFVESFVLEDLERLAPVRGVLGNMDGFDLSRLLSQKLVFELEGSRIGLIHGWGPPWDLEARVRKSFDVEPDIIIHGHSHEWQEKWTGEKLLLNPGSASGGHGSSFAVLTLEEGALPSVERISL, from the coding sequence TTGAGAATCGTCGTTCTCTCGGACACTCACGTGCCGACGAGAGCGTCAGGGATCCCCGGCAGGGTTTACGAGGAATGCGCGAATTGCGATCTCGTCATCCATGCCGGGGATTTCGTCGAGTCCTTCGTGCTGGAGGACCTCGAACGCCTGGCGCCCGTGCGGGGCGTGCTGGGCAACATGGACGGCTTCGACCTGTCCAGGCTGCTCTCTCAGAAGCTCGTGTTCGAGCTCGAAGGCTCGAGGATCGGCCTGATCCACGGCTGGGGCCCCCCGTGGGACCTCGAGGCGAGGGTCAGGAAGTCCTTCGATGTCGAGCCTGACATCATCATCCACGGCCATTCCCACGAATGGCAGGAGAAGTGGACGGGGGAGAAGCTCCTCCTGAACCCCGGCTCCGCCTCTGGCGGCCACGGTTCCTCGTTCGCCGTCCTCACGCTCGAGGAGGGGGCGCTCCCCTCTGTCGAGAGGATCTCCCTCTAG
- a CDS encoding glutaredoxin family protein, with protein MSAFPARVEGRDAGDVLLYALSTCVWCRRARQYLDSLGIAYSYIYVDLLEPADRDEAVEAMAAFNPRRSFPTIVIGGARVITGFDEKALREALG; from the coding sequence ATGAGCGCCTTCCCGGCCAGGGTCGAAGGGCGCGATGCGGGCGATGTCCTGCTGTACGCCCTGAGCACATGCGTATGGTGCCGCAGGGCTCGCCAGTACCTGGATTCGCTGGGCATCGCGTACTCCTACATATACGTCGACCTTCTCGAACCGGCGGACAGGGACGAGGCGGTCGAGGCGATGGCAGCGTTCAATCCGCGCAGGTCGTTCCCTACGATCGTCATCGGAGGAGCCAGGGTCATCACGGGCTTCGACGAGAAGGCCCTCAGAGAGGCCCTTGGCTGA
- the amrS gene encoding AmmeMemoRadiSam system radical SAM enzyme, whose amino-acid sequence MTRAGDADGNGGAWRCLLCPRRCLWTAREPLGRCRVRGLSGGSPSLPGWGRCVGISADPIEKKPLYHFHPGTMVLSTGPAGCNLSCSFCQNWEISQQESPTRLVAPADLASAAVSGGSSGLAFTYTEPVVWLEYIVETAPIVRRAGGFIVMVSNGYVEPGPLDELLEVTDAWNVDLKGWRDSFYRGLCGGSREPVLRSIERIAGSGRHLEVTFLLIPGENDDPADWPEMASWLSDHAGRATPLHISRYFPRYRMDRPPTPPDTIRRAVEAFSKRLDFVYPGNLGGECDTLCPECGTVLIERSGYSVRIAAMSSGRCMKCGRDVGIVT is encoded by the coding sequence GTGACCCGGGCCGGTGACGCGGACGGGAACGGTGGCGCGTGGCGCTGCCTGCTCTGCCCGAGGCGCTGCCTCTGGACTGCGAGGGAGCCACTCGGCAGGTGCAGGGTCAGGGGCCTCTCGGGAGGATCGCCCTCCCTCCCTGGATGGGGCAGGTGCGTCGGCATCTCGGCCGATCCCATCGAGAAGAAGCCCCTGTATCACTTCCATCCCGGGACGATGGTCCTGTCGACGGGTCCGGCGGGATGCAACCTGTCGTGCAGCTTCTGCCAGAACTGGGAGATCTCCCAGCAGGAGAGCCCCACCAGGCTCGTCGCCCCGGCCGACCTGGCCTCCGCGGCGGTCTCTGGCGGCAGCTCGGGCCTCGCCTTCACATACACCGAACCCGTCGTGTGGCTCGAGTACATAGTCGAGACGGCTCCGATCGTGCGGCGTGCCGGCGGGTTCATCGTGATGGTCTCGAACGGCTACGTCGAACCGGGCCCGCTGGACGAGCTCCTCGAAGTCACCGACGCGTGGAACGTCGACCTCAAGGGCTGGCGCGACAGCTTCTACCGAGGCCTGTGCGGCGGTTCGCGGGAACCCGTCCTGCGTTCGATCGAGAGGATCGCGGGGTCGGGCAGGCATCTCGAGGTGACGTTCCTGCTCATCCCCGGCGAGAACGACGATCCGGCCGACTGGCCCGAAATGGCCTCCTGGCTCTCCGACCATGCCGGCCGCGCCACGCCGCTGCACATCTCGCGGTACTTCCCGCGCTACAGGATGGACAGGCCGCCTACCCCTCCGGACACGATACGCAGGGCTGTGGAGGCGTTCTCGAAGCGGCTCGATTTCGTCTATCCCGGCAACCTGGGCGGGGAATGCGACACCCTTTGCCCCGAGTGTGGGACAGTATTGATAGAAAGATCGGGTTATTCCGTCAGAATAGCAGCAATGTCATCGGGACGCTGTATGAAATGTGGCAGGGATGTCGGCATCGTCACGTGA
- a CDS encoding NusG domain II-containing protein, translating to MSASSREWPLFRPADLVLYAFLAALTVALAGGGTGGASRLMVHSPHGESSFDLGRDTSFTVEGRLGPLAVEISGGRARIVSSPCPGRQCVEAGWVTEAGECSACMPSEVWICIEGGPGGAPDAVTH from the coding sequence ATGTCGGCATCGTCACGTGAATGGCCGCTCTTCCGCCCCGCCGATCTGGTTCTATACGCCTTCCTCGCTGCACTGACGGTTGCGCTGGCTGGCGGCGGCACGGGTGGCGCCTCGAGGCTGATGGTCCACTCGCCCCATGGAGAGTCTTCGTTCGACCTGGGCAGGGACACCTCGTTCACCGTGGAAGGGAGGCTGGGCCCCCTGGCGGTCGAGATCTCCGGGGGACGGGCGAGGATCGTGTCGTCACCATGCCCGGGGAGGCAGTGCGTGGAGGCGGGATGGGTGACGGAGGCAGGAGAGTGCTCGGCCTGCATGCCGTCGGAGGTCTGGATATGCATCGAGGGAGGGCCCGGAGGGGCTCCCGACGCCGTCACCCACTAG